The following is a genomic window from Candidatus Sulfotelmatobacter sp..
TCTTGCTCTTGCTGATGCCCTTCCCGGGAATGTTCTCCTTCACCGCCTTCCAGTTGTCGTCGGAGGGCAGCTTCTGGAAGTCGTCGGGCAGCTTCTTCGCCGGCCCCCACTTCTTCGGGTCCTTGAGATCGGTGGTCTGGAGCCAGTAGGTGTCCTTGCGCAGGTACCAGATGTTGGTCTTGGTGTCCTGGAACAGATCCCAATTGGTGTTCACCACGTACTTGAGCGTGGTGCCCGAAATCGAGCTCATGATCGGCGTCGTGTCGGTCTGCACCAGGATCGACGGATCGGGCGAGACGAAGATCGGCGGCGGGTCGGTGTTGATCTTGACGCCCTTGGCGCCGATCTGGCTCTTGTCCACGGCGGCCAGCACGCGGTCGAGCGCGATCACCAGGTTGGCCTTGGGCAGGGATTTCTGAACCTCGCTAGCCACCTCCTGGGCGGCGTTCTTGTCGAGCGTCGAAAAGTTGATCTCTTCGATCGTCACGCGCTCGAGATTGACCATGCGCTCGTCGAGCGCGACCGAAGTCGGGGACTGAAGCTTGAGCGTGCCGAGCTTGGGCGTGGTGGAACCCTTCGAGGCGTACGAAATCGCACCCATCGCCTTCAACAGTTTCTGGTTGTCCCAGCTGAGGATCTGCGGCTGATAGAGGATCAGCGAGCCGCCCGAAGCGGTGGTGATCAGGCGCGGCCAGCCGCCATCGGGCGCCTTGGCGCTCACGGGAGGCGAAGCCTCGGCGAGCACACTTTCGGGCGCGGCGTGGATCGGAGCGGCGGCATGAGTCGGCACCGCCGCGTGCGGCGCGGCCGGCGTTGCCTGCTCGGGCGCGGCCGTCGTCGCTGCCGGCGTTTCGCTGGGAGGCGCCGGGTGCGCGGTGCTGTCGGTGGGCGCCTGCGCTGCGGTGCGCGAGGCGATCAGTGGGGTAGAGAGCGCGAGGCTCAGAGCGATAGCAACAGCCCGGCGCGAGAACGATCGAGCCAGCATGAGATTCTCCTCTTGATTCGGTTCTCGCGACTCTGGGCGCGCGAGGTTCAGCCGCCGGCGGGTTCAGGGGGGAGCGCCGGGACAGGATGGGCCCTTCGCCGCGGACGATAGCAGGGATGCCGGCGGGCCGGAACCGGGCCCGCGGCTCGTCACCGCGACAGCGTCAACTTCTCGGAGATGAGCTGGTGATCCGGCGAGGTGAGTCGGACGAAGTAGACCCCGTTCCTCGCCAGCAATCCACGGTCGGTGCGGCCGCTCCACTCGGCGCGATAGCGGCCGGCGTCACGGAATTCGTGGAGCACGGTGGCCACGCGGCGCCCGGAAAGATCGAAGATCGAGAGATCCACCACGCCGCCATGCTCGATCGAGAAGCCGAGGTCGGCGCGGCCGCGAGCAGGATTGGGGATCGGCGCGTCGAGCACGGTGAGGAATCGGGCGCCGCCGCCCGGCACGGCGGTCGAGCCGCTCGCCACCGAACTGTCCATGGTCGTGAACACGAAGTCGCCGCTGCCATTGCATTGATCGTCGCCGTTGGTCGAGTTGCCGGCGGCGAAGAAATAGATCTTGCCGCTATCGCCCGGCGGGGCCTGCCAGTTGACGTGCCACTCGACCGGGCCCACTTCGCCGTAGTGCGTGGGGCCGCCGGGATGCTCGATGTCGATAGTCCAGCCGGCCTGATCCACGTAGCGGCGGTTCTTGTACACGCTGCTTCCCGTCGGCTTCACGATCTTGAACGAATCGGGCGGAACGTTCGCGCCGAACTGCCAGATGCCCGCGCTGTCGCCGGTGTTGGCCTGAATCGCCTGGAGCTGAAATCCCCAGCGCAGCGGATCGGGCGGTACCGGATTCCAGGTGTGCTGCAGGCGGACCGTGATCAAATAAGTGGAACCCGGCGAGTAGTTGTGGGGGACGCCGAGCAACGTCAGCGAGCCGCTCGGATCGTTGATTCCCGAAGGAATGCCACTGCCGTTCGGAGTGTGGCAGACCGTGCAGTTGAGTTCGGCGGCCTCGGAGGGCTTTGGCGGAGTGTTGGCGAAACCCAGCGCTCCGGTTCGCGTGGCGACGGCGCCGGTGGGGACTGCGAAGGCGCGCGTCACTCCCAGGACAAGCACGCAAACGACGGCCGCCCGGACGATGGTGTGGCGCATGATGCGTACTCCTGCGGGATCGCTCGGTGGGGGATTGCAAGCCGACTGTCAGCGCCGAAAGTATAACTCATTGTCAGGCGTTCAGCTACAGAAAACGGCAAGTCAACCTCGAGGCGGGGCGGAGGCTTGGTGGGGTGCCTGGCCGGCCGGCCCTAATCGAGGACCGCGACGCGCGCGGTCCTCGTAACGCCGGACTGCGTGAGCCGCAACAGGTAGACCCCGGGCGCGAAGCGCCGACCGGCTGCAAGGTCCACGCGATGGGCGCCCGCACCGAAGGCGCCCACCTCGCGGGCCACCAGCCGGCGCCCGGCGAGGTCGAACAACTCGAGCCGCGCGGGCTCTCGTCCCACCAGCGAGAATGCTGCCACCAGCCGATCTCCTCGCGCCGGGTTCGGGAAGCTCCCGGCCAGTGCAAGAGACGACGCGGAGGGCGCTTCGAGCGATGGAGGCACCGCGGTCGAGCCGGAAGGCGTGCGATTGACGAGGACCTGGACGTCGTCCATAACCAGATTGACCGCGACGACGTCGGGCAGGAGATCGCCGTTGAGATCCGCGAATGCGACTTGATTGGGCTCGGAGCCGAGACCGAAATCGGTGATTGGCGGCGTGAAGTTCCCATCGCCGTGTCCCGACCACACCGAGAGCGCACTTGCGCTGGTCTGGAGGGCGAGATCGAGATGGCCGTCGCGATCCAAGTCCACGAGACCCAGGATCTGGTATGAGCCGCGCAGCAAGAGCTCATGGAACGCAGTGAACGATCCGTCGCCGGCACCCAGCATGACCGCGACGCTGTCGGGCCGCGAAGCTCCCGGGGTGTGCTC
Proteins encoded in this region:
- a CDS encoding choice-of-anchor V domain-containing protein, with the translated sequence MRHTIVRAAVVCVLVLGVTRAFAVPTGAVATRTGALGFANTPPKPSEAAELNCTVCHTPNGSGIPSGINDPSGSLTLLGVPHNYSPGSTYLITVRLQHTWNPVPPDPLRWGFQLQAIQANTGDSAGIWQFGANVPPDSFKIVKPTGSSVYKNRRYVDQAGWTIDIEHPGGPTHYGEVGPVEWHVNWQAPPGDSGKIYFFAAGNSTNGDDQCNGSGDFVFTTMDSSVASGSTAVPGGGARFLTVLDAPIPNPARGRADLGFSIEHGGVVDLSIFDLSGRRVATVLHEFRDAGRYRAEWSGRTDRGLLARNGVYFVRLTSPDHQLISEKLTLSR